From a single Mycolicibacterium mengxianglii genomic region:
- the argH gene encoding argininosuccinate lyase, whose amino-acid sequence MSTNEGALWGGRFADGPSAALAALSKSTHFDWVLAPYDITASKAHARVLYNAGLLTEEQRDGLLAGLDSLGADVADGSFGPIVTDEDVHGALERGLIDRVGADLGGRLRAGRSRNDQVATLFRMWLRDAVRRVAEGAIDVVQSLATQAAAHPTAIMPGKTHLQSAQPVLLAHHLLAHAHPLLRDVDRIADFDTRTAVSPYGSGALAGSSLGLDPDAIAADLGFTAAADNSIDATAARDFAAEAAFILAMIAVDLSRLAEDIILWSSTEFGYVRLHDSWSTGSSIMPQKKNPDIAELARGKSGRLIGNLAGLLATLKAQPLAYNRDLQEDKEPVFDSVAQLELLLPAMAGLVGTLRFDVARMAELAPAGYTLATDIAEWLVRQGVPFRVAHEAAGAAVKTAEARGVGLDELTDDELAAISPDLTPEVRDVLTVDGSVAARDARGGTAPIQVAKQLGVVRNTIDELRLRLRR is encoded by the coding sequence GTGAGCACCAATGAAGGCGCGCTGTGGGGCGGTCGGTTCGCCGACGGTCCATCGGCGGCGCTGGCGGCGCTGAGCAAATCCACCCACTTCGACTGGGTGCTGGCGCCCTACGACATCACCGCCTCCAAGGCGCACGCCCGGGTGTTGTACAACGCCGGTCTGCTCACCGAAGAACAGCGTGACGGGCTGCTCGCCGGACTGGACAGTCTGGGCGCCGACGTTGCCGACGGCAGCTTCGGCCCCATCGTCACCGATGAGGATGTCCACGGCGCTCTGGAACGTGGCCTGATCGACCGGGTCGGCGCTGACCTCGGCGGTCGGCTGCGGGCCGGCCGCTCGCGCAACGACCAGGTGGCCACGCTGTTCCGGATGTGGCTGCGCGACGCCGTCCGTCGGGTCGCCGAAGGGGCGATCGATGTGGTGCAGTCGCTGGCCACCCAGGCCGCGGCCCACCCGACGGCCATCATGCCCGGCAAGACCCACCTCCAGTCCGCGCAGCCGGTGTTGCTGGCGCACCATCTGCTGGCGCACGCCCATCCACTGCTGCGCGACGTGGACCGGATCGCCGACTTCGACACGCGAACCGCGGTCTCGCCCTATGGTTCCGGCGCCCTGGCCGGCTCGTCGCTGGGCCTGGATCCGGACGCCATCGCCGCCGACCTCGGGTTCACCGCTGCGGCCGACAACTCGATCGACGCCACCGCGGCCCGCGATTTCGCGGCCGAAGCGGCATTCATCCTGGCGATGATCGCCGTCGACCTGTCCCGGCTGGCCGAAGACATCATCCTCTGGAGCTCAACAGAATTCGGCTACGTCCGGCTGCACGACTCGTGGTCGACGGGCAGTTCGATCATGCCCCAGAAGAAGAACCCCGATATCGCCGAGCTGGCCCGCGGGAAGTCCGGGCGGCTCATCGGTAACCTCGCCGGGCTGCTCGCCACGTTGAAAGCCCAACCGCTGGCGTACAACCGGGATCTGCAGGAAGACAAGGAGCCGGTGTTCGACTCCGTGGCCCAGCTGGAGCTGCTGCTGCCCGCGATGGCCGGTCTGGTCGGTACCTTGCGCTTCGACGTCGCCCGGATGGCTGAGCTGGCACCGGCCGGGTACACCCTGGCCACCGATATCGCCGAGTGGCTGGTGCGGCAAGGGGTGCCGTTCCGCGTCGCGCACGAGGCGGCCGGAGCGGCGGTGAAGACCGCCGAAGCACGCGGCGTCGGGCTCGACGAGCTCACCGACGACGAGCTCGCGGCGATCAGCCCCGACCTGACACCCGAGGTGCGTGACGTGCTCACCGTCGACGGGTCGGTGGCAGCCCGCGACGCCCGGGGCGGCACCGCACCAATCCAGGTCGCCAAACAGCTCGGCGTGGTCCGCAACACCATCGACGAGCTGCGGCTGAGGTTGCGCCGCTGA